One genomic segment of Occultella kanbiaonis includes these proteins:
- a CDS encoding NADPH-dependent FMN reductase: protein MSRIAIIIGSTRPGRVGPAVADWVLTQTANRTATYELVDLADFALPVYDEPNPAALGIYEKEHTRRWAEVIDAYDGFVFVTPEYNHGVPSALKNAIDFLYAEWNHKAAAFVSYGAAGGVRAVEQIRLIAAEVQLATVAAQVTLPIEVDFPSYPGFSPAPSRAAALERLFGQLELWSDALAPVRSVAAVA, encoded by the coding sequence ATGTCCAGGATCGCCATCATCATCGGCAGCACCCGCCCGGGCCGCGTCGGCCCCGCCGTCGCGGACTGGGTGCTGACCCAGACCGCGAACCGCACCGCCACCTACGAACTGGTGGATCTCGCGGACTTCGCCCTGCCCGTCTACGACGAGCCCAACCCGGCCGCGCTCGGGATCTACGAGAAGGAGCACACCCGGCGCTGGGCCGAGGTGATCGACGCCTACGACGGCTTCGTCTTCGTCACCCCGGAGTACAACCACGGGGTCCCGAGTGCCCTCAAGAACGCGATCGACTTCCTCTACGCCGAGTGGAACCACAAGGCGGCCGCCTTCGTCAGTTACGGCGCCGCCGGCGGCGTCCGCGCGGTGGAACAGATCCGGCTGATCGCGGCCGAGGTGCAACTGGCCACCGTGGCGGCGCAGGTGACGCTGCCCATCGAGGTGGACTTCCCGAGCTACCCCGGCTTCAGCCCGGCCCCGTCCCGGGCCGCTGCCCTGGAGCGGCTGTTCGGCCAGCTCGAGCTGTGGAGCGACGCCCTGGCACCCGTGCGATCGGTGGCCGCCGTCGCATGA
- a CDS encoding MarR family winged helix-turn-helix transcriptional regulator codes for MDRSGRPGTVTGELEAAGADPEAETGEVESAAGDHGAEVLTAAAGGGSDVLTPAGASAGSGGLTPAEERLWLPFYTMQVELWRRLSRKLQTEAGLSEPDLTVLSALHGAPEQRLRPSQLGEFIDYEKSRLSRHVDRMAARGLVRREPQPGARGGVVVLTDAGRGALDRALPIRAAHLRSVLFDALSAEQTAQLEQISTTVSAHLGLVPSPARVPDCG; via the coding sequence ATGGATCGGTCAGGACGGCCGGGGACCGTGACCGGCGAGCTGGAGGCGGCGGGTGCCGACCCGGAGGCGGAGACCGGTGAGGTCGAGTCCGCGGCTGGTGACCACGGGGCCGAGGTGCTGACGGCGGCCGCAGGCGGCGGGTCCGATGTGCTGACGCCGGCGGGTGCGTCCGCCGGGTCCGGTGGGCTGACGCCCGCGGAGGAGCGGCTCTGGCTGCCCTTCTACACGATGCAGGTGGAACTCTGGCGGCGGCTCTCCCGGAAGCTGCAGACCGAGGCCGGTCTGTCCGAGCCGGACCTGACGGTGCTCTCCGCGCTCCACGGCGCCCCGGAGCAGCGGCTGCGGCCCAGCCAGCTCGGAGAGTTCATCGACTACGAGAAGAGTCGGCTCTCCCGGCACGTGGACCGGATGGCGGCCAGAGGGCTCGTTCGGCGTGAACCGCAGCCCGGGGCGCGCGGCGGCGTCGTCGTGCTCACCGACGCCGGCCGGGGCGCACTGGACCGCGCGCTGCCGATCCGGGCCGCCCATCTTCGCAGCGTGCTTTTCGACGCGCTCAGCGCGGAGCAGACGGCCCAGCTGGAGCAGATCTCGACCACAGTCTCGGCGCACCTCGGACTGGTGCCGAGCCCGGCGAGGGTGCCCGACTGCGGCTGA
- the uvrA gene encoding excinuclease ABC subunit UvrA, whose amino-acid sequence MLGVSDTLLVRGAREHNLKNVSIDLPRDQLIVFTGLSGSGKSSLAFDTIFAEGQRRYVESLSAYARQFLGQMDKPDVDFIEGLSPAVSIDQKSTNRNPRSTVGTITEVYDYLRLLFARAGTQFCPVCGERVTAQTPQQIVDQLREMPEGTRFQVLAPVIRGRKGEYADLFRDLQSRGFSRARVDGEVVQLSEPPVLEKKLKHSIEVVVDRLVVRENMRQRLTDSVETALGLAEGLVIVDLVDADADDPGRERRFSEKRACPNEHPLALDEIEPRTFSFNAPYGACPECTGIGTRLEVDPDLVVSDDELSLAGGAIAPWAQSSSQYFDRVLAALADDFGFSIDTPWRALPQRAKEAVLYGKDHKVHVKYKNRWGRERSYSTGFEGVIAFLERRHSETDSEWSREKYEEYMREVPCPVCEGTRLKPEVLAVKIGGKSIADVCALPIDEAKTFLDGLELGEREAAIAGQVLKEIHARMGFLLDVGLDYLSMSRPAATLSGGEAQRIRLATQIGSGLVGVLYVLDEPSIGLHQRDNRRLIETLTRLRDLGNTLIVVEHDEDTIRAADWIVDIGPGAGELGGHIVHSGDYAGLLANEGSMTGAYLSGRRSIPMPAKRRRPEKGRYMTVEGARENNLQGVDVSFPLGCFVSVTGVSGSGKSTLVNTILYNVLANELNGARHVPGRHKRVTGLDQLDKVVHVDQSPIGRTPRSNPATYTGVWDHVRRLFAETTEAKVRGYTPGRFSFNVKGGRCEACSGDGTLKIEMNFLPDVYVPCEVCHGARYNRETLEVHFKGRTVAEVLDMPISEGAEFFAAVPAIARHLNTLVDVGLGYVRLGQPAPTLSGGEAQRVKLASELQKRSTGRTVYVLDEPTTGLHFEDIRKLMDVLQGLVDKGNTVIVIEHNLDVIKNADWIIDMGPEGGNGGGTVVAQGTPEQVAAVPASHTGTFLAEILGTDAVAELKPITKVADLAKPKARSVRRAQKAKTA is encoded by the coding sequence ATGTTGGGCGTGAGTGACACCCTTCTCGTCCGCGGCGCACGCGAGCACAACCTCAAGAACGTCAGCATCGACCTACCCCGGGATCAGCTGATCGTGTTCACCGGGCTCTCCGGCTCGGGGAAGTCCTCGCTGGCCTTCGACACGATCTTCGCGGAGGGGCAGCGCCGATACGTGGAGTCGCTGTCCGCCTATGCGCGGCAGTTCCTCGGCCAGATGGACAAGCCGGACGTGGACTTCATCGAAGGGCTGTCGCCCGCGGTCTCGATCGACCAGAAGTCGACGAACCGGAACCCCAGGTCCACGGTGGGCACCATCACGGAGGTCTACGACTACCTCCGGCTGCTGTTCGCGCGTGCGGGCACCCAGTTCTGCCCGGTGTGTGGCGAGCGGGTCACGGCGCAGACGCCGCAGCAGATCGTCGACCAGCTCCGGGAGATGCCCGAGGGCACCCGGTTCCAGGTGCTGGCGCCGGTGATCCGCGGTCGCAAGGGGGAGTACGCGGACCTGTTCCGGGACCTGCAGTCGCGGGGGTTCAGCCGCGCCCGGGTGGACGGCGAGGTCGTCCAGCTGAGCGAGCCGCCGGTGCTGGAGAAGAAGCTCAAGCACAGCATCGAGGTCGTCGTCGACCGGCTCGTGGTGCGCGAGAACATGCGTCAGCGACTGACCGACTCGGTCGAGACGGCGCTCGGGCTGGCCGAGGGCCTCGTGATCGTCGACCTCGTGGACGCGGACGCCGATGACCCGGGCCGGGAACGCCGGTTCTCGGAGAAGCGCGCCTGCCCCAACGAACACCCGCTCGCGCTCGATGAGATCGAGCCGCGCACGTTCTCGTTCAACGCCCCCTACGGCGCGTGCCCGGAGTGCACCGGGATCGGGACCCGACTCGAGGTGGACCCAGACCTCGTCGTCTCCGATGACGAGCTGAGCCTTGCCGGGGGAGCGATCGCCCCGTGGGCGCAGAGTTCCTCGCAGTACTTCGACCGGGTCCTCGCCGCGCTCGCGGACGACTTCGGGTTCTCCATCGACACCCCCTGGCGGGCCCTGCCGCAGCGTGCGAAGGAAGCGGTGCTGTACGGCAAGGACCACAAGGTGCACGTGAAGTACAAGAACCGGTGGGGCCGCGAACGCTCGTACTCCACCGGGTTCGAGGGGGTCATCGCCTTCCTCGAGCGGCGCCACTCAGAGACGGACTCGGAGTGGTCGCGGGAGAAGTACGAGGAGTACATGCGGGAGGTGCCGTGCCCGGTGTGCGAGGGCACCCGGCTCAAGCCCGAGGTGCTCGCCGTGAAGATCGGCGGCAAGTCGATCGCGGATGTGTGCGCCCTGCCCATCGACGAGGCCAAGACGTTCCTGGACGGCCTCGAGCTCGGCGAGCGGGAGGCCGCGATCGCCGGGCAGGTGCTCAAGGAGATCCACGCCCGGATGGGGTTCCTGCTGGACGTCGGTCTCGACTACCTGTCCATGTCCCGCCCGGCGGCCACGCTCTCCGGTGGCGAGGCGCAGCGGATCCGGCTGGCCACGCAGATCGGGTCCGGTCTGGTCGGCGTCCTGTACGTGCTGGACGAGCCGAGCATCGGCCTGCACCAGCGGGACAACCGGCGCCTGATCGAGACGCTGACCCGGCTGCGTGACCTCGGCAACACGTTGATCGTGGTCGAGCACGACGAGGACACGATCCGCGCGGCCGACTGGATCGTGGACATCGGTCCCGGTGCCGGCGAGCTCGGTGGGCACATCGTGCACTCCGGTGACTACGCCGGGCTGCTCGCCAACGAGGGCTCGATGACCGGGGCGTACCTCTCCGGGCGACGCTCCATCCCGATGCCGGCCAAGCGCCGTCGGCCGGAGAAGGGTCGGTACATGACCGTCGAGGGCGCCCGGGAGAACAATCTCCAGGGTGTCGACGTGTCGTTCCCGCTCGGGTGCTTCGTGTCCGTCACGGGGGTGTCCGGGTCCGGGAAGTCGACCCTGGTCAACACCATCCTCTACAACGTGCTCGCGAACGAGTTGAACGGCGCCCGGCACGTGCCCGGCCGGCACAAGCGGGTCACCGGTCTGGACCAGCTGGACAAGGTCGTGCACGTGGACCAGAGCCCGATCGGTCGGACGCCGAGGTCGAACCCGGCCACCTACACGGGTGTCTGGGACCACGTGCGCCGGCTGTTCGCGGAGACCACCGAGGCCAAGGTCCGCGGGTACACCCCCGGCCGATTCTCGTTCAACGTCAAGGGCGGCCGCTGTGAGGCCTGCTCCGGTGACGGGACGCTCAAGATCGAGATGAACTTCCTGCCCGACGTGTACGTGCCCTGCGAGGTGTGCCACGGCGCCCGGTACAACCGGGAGACCCTGGAGGTGCACTTCAAGGGCAGAACGGTCGCCGAGGTGCTGGACATGCCGATCTCGGAGGGCGCCGAGTTCTTCGCCGCCGTGCCGGCGATCGCCCGCCACCTGAACACCCTCGTCGACGTGGGCCTCGGGTACGTGCGCCTGGGTCAGCCGGCCCCGACGCTGTCCGGCGGTGAGGCGCAGCGGGTCAAGCTCGCGTCGGAGCTGCAGAAGCGGTCCACCGGCCGCACCGTCTACGTGCTCGACGAGCCCACCACCGGTTTGCACTTCGAGGACATCCGCAAGCTGATGGACGTGCTCCAGGGCCTGGTGGACAAGGGCAACACCGTCATCGTGATCGAGCACAACCTCGACGTGATCAAGAACGCCGACTGGATCATCGACATGGGCCCCGAGGGCGGCAACGGCGGCGGGACCGTCGTGGCGCAGGGGACTCCGGAGCAGGTCGCGGCCGTGCCCGCATCGCACACCGGGACGTTCCTCGCCGAGATCCTCGGCACCGACGCGGTGGCCGAGCTGAAGCCGATCACGAAGGTGGCCGACCTCGCCAAGCCGAAGGCTCGCTCGGTGCGCCGGGCGCAGAAGGCCAAGACCGCCTGA
- a CDS encoding OsmC family protein: MGPLHMYTVNVDWTGAGEHGTETYTSYTRDHVVQIGEKPPLPGSSDAAFRGDPSRYSPEELFVASLSQCHMLWFLHRAAMAGVVVVGYTDRATGTMRVETAGAGQFTEVVLHPGVTVAAEVSEEQIATLHQEAHDHCFIARSVNFPVRHAPLATEVGAPQGV, from the coding sequence ATGGGCCCGCTGCACATGTACACGGTCAACGTGGACTGGACCGGCGCCGGAGAGCACGGCACCGAGACCTACACCTCTTACACCCGAGATCACGTGGTGCAGATCGGCGAGAAGCCGCCACTGCCGGGATCCTCGGACGCTGCGTTCCGCGGGGACCCCTCGCGGTACTCGCCGGAGGAGCTGTTCGTCGCCTCGCTGAGCCAGTGCCACATGCTGTGGTTCCTGCACCGAGCGGCGATGGCGGGCGTGGTGGTGGTCGGCTACACGGACCGGGCCACCGGGACGATGCGCGTGGAGACCGCGGGCGCCGGGCAGTTCACCGAGGTGGTGCTGCACCCCGGGGTGACCGTGGCGGCGGAGGTCTCCGAGGAGCAGATCGCCACGCTGCACCAGGAGGCGCACGACCACTGCTTCATCGCGCGGTCCGTGAACTTCCCCGTGCGGCACGCGCCGCTGGCGACCGAGGTCGGAGCACCCCAGGGCGTGTGA
- a CDS encoding glycoside hydrolase family 15 protein, with protein sequence MSSPSTAASRTPIEDYAVLGDSRTAALVSRTGSIDWLCLPALDSPACFANLLGTPENGRWLLTAPDATDVRRTYDGGSFVLTTVYTTATGRARVTEWMPMEDERADVLRRVEGLEGTVSFRHELAIRFGYGAIVPWVRRTEDPNGRPVIRAVAGPDALTLHGDRLPRATDKRHEDEFDVPAGGRLQFSLTWTPSWADVPEALPADDYLGATTGIWDAWASAGAYGGSHPDAVKRSLLVLRLLTNDETGGIAAAVTTSLPEEFGGVRNWDYRYCWLRDASLTLEALLDFGYREEAAGWRSWLLRAVAGDYEDLQIMYRMDGGRDLPERELPHLPGYAASAPVRIGNGAVGQVQNDVLGEVMVALDQAREAGLAESEDSWSLQVHLVEDMLERWREPDHGIWEIRGDRQHFTQSKVMCWAAVDRAIHGVEAHGLPGPVRMWRAARDEIRADVLAHGYDPATNSFTQHYGSTEVDASLLQLLQVDFLPPDDPRIVGTVTRIDAELAHGPHVLRYHTATGVDGLPAGEHHFYACSFWLVDALARIGRTDEAARRMSELVATVNDLGLLAEEYDPANARFAGNFPQALSHLALVRAAHTLEAIE encoded by the coding sequence ATGAGCAGCCCAAGCACAGCCGCATCGCGCACGCCGATCGAGGATTACGCCGTCCTCGGCGACTCCCGCACCGCCGCCCTCGTCAGCCGGACCGGCTCCATCGACTGGCTGTGTCTGCCCGCCCTGGACTCGCCGGCGTGCTTCGCGAACCTCCTCGGCACCCCCGAGAACGGCCGGTGGCTCCTCACCGCCCCGGACGCGACCGACGTGCGACGCACCTACGACGGCGGGTCGTTCGTGCTGACCACCGTGTACACCACCGCGACCGGTCGGGCCCGGGTGACCGAGTGGATGCCCATGGAGGACGAGCGCGCCGACGTGCTGCGCCGCGTCGAGGGCCTCGAGGGCACGGTGTCGTTCCGCCACGAACTGGCCATCCGGTTCGGGTACGGCGCCATCGTGCCGTGGGTGCGCCGCACCGAGGACCCGAACGGGAGGCCGGTGATCAGGGCGGTCGCCGGACCGGACGCGCTCACCCTGCACGGTGACCGGCTCCCCCGTGCCACGGACAAGCGCCACGAGGACGAATTCGACGTGCCGGCCGGCGGGCGGCTCCAGTTCAGCCTGACCTGGACCCCCTCGTGGGCGGACGTCCCGGAGGCGCTGCCGGCCGACGACTACCTCGGCGCCACCACCGGGATCTGGGACGCCTGGGCATCGGCGGGTGCGTACGGCGGGTCGCACCCGGACGCCGTCAAACGGTCGCTGCTCGTGCTGCGGCTCCTCACCAACGACGAGACCGGAGGGATCGCGGCCGCGGTCACCACCTCACTGCCGGAGGAGTTCGGTGGCGTGCGCAACTGGGACTACCGCTACTGCTGGCTGCGCGACGCCTCACTCACGCTCGAGGCACTGCTCGACTTCGGGTACCGCGAGGAGGCCGCCGGCTGGCGGTCGTGGCTGCTGCGCGCGGTCGCCGGCGACTACGAGGACCTGCAGATCATGTACCGCATGGACGGCGGTCGCGACCTGCCCGAGCGGGAGTTGCCCCACCTGCCCGGCTACGCGGCCTCCGCCCCGGTACGGATCGGGAACGGCGCCGTCGGGCAGGTCCAGAACGACGTCCTCGGCGAGGTGATGGTCGCCCTCGACCAGGCCCGCGAGGCCGGCCTCGCGGAGAGCGAGGACTCCTGGTCGCTGCAGGTCCACCTGGTCGAGGACATGCTCGAGCGGTGGCGCGAGCCCGACCACGGCATCTGGGAGATCCGCGGCGACAGGCAGCACTTCACCCAGTCGAAGGTGATGTGCTGGGCCGCCGTCGACCGGGCGATCCACGGCGTCGAGGCCCACGGCCTGCCCGGCCCGGTGCGGATGTGGCGCGCCGCGCGCGACGAGATCCGCGCGGACGTCCTCGCCCACGGCTACGACCCCGCGACCAACAGCTTCACGCAGCACTACGGGTCCACCGAGGTGGACGCGTCGCTCCTGCAGTTGCTCCAGGTGGACTTCCTGCCACCCGACGACCCGCGGATCGTCGGTACCGTGACCCGGATCGACGCCGAACTCGCGCACGGGCCGCACGTGCTGCGCTACCACACCGCCACGGGCGTGGACGGGCTGCCCGCGGGCGAGCATCACTTCTATGCGTGCTCGTTCTGGCTGGTGGACGCGCTCGCGCGGATCGGGCGCACGGACGAGGCCGCCCGGCGGATGTCCGAGCTCGTCGCCACGGTCAACGACCTCGGGCTGCTCGCCGAGGAATACGACCCGGCCAACGCCCGGTTCGCGGGCAACTTCCCACAGGCGCTCTCCCACCTCGCCCTGGTGCGCGCCGCCCACACCCTGGAGGCCATCGAGTGA
- the uvrC gene encoding excinuclease ABC subunit UvrC: MADPSTYRPKPGEIPESPGVYRFRDPHGRVIYVGKAINLRSRLSSYFQNITALHPRTQQMVTTASSVEWTVVANEVESLALEYSWIKEYDPRFNVKYRDDKSYPYLAVTMGEEVPRVQVMRGAKRKGTRYFGPYSHAWAIRETVDLLLRVFPIRSCSPGVYKRAAQSGRPCLLGYIDKCAAPCVGRISVEDHRDLADDFCDFMAGNTGSAVSRLEAQMKAAAAELDFERAARLRDDLGALRKVVEKNAVVLPDGTDVDVFAMASDDLEASVQVFHVRGGRVRGQRGWVTERVEDLRPGELVERLLEQVYGDIAASPDAEGTERAVPREIIVPTVPDNVAQIELWLSEIRGAKVRVRMAQRGDKRALAETVESNAKAALALHKTRRAGDLTARSHALADLQEHLGLSESPLRIECYDISHTQGTEQVGSMVVFEDGLPRKSEYRHFVVRGPDGTGARDDTEAMNEVLTRRFRRYLAEPAGSPTQEEVDGVAPLGVDGTAESVAVDETAVDGAARVTPSGPLDLSPGEAGAGAPKKRFAYPPNLVVVDGGAPQVAAAQSALDALGIVDVALVGLAKRLEEVWVPGEEFPLVLPRTSDGLFLLQRLRDEAHRFAITHHRKRRANGMTRSALDSVPGLGPTRQAALLKAFGSVRAIRGASEAEIAQVPGIGPKMAATVAEALAPEVDRRADVART, from the coding sequence ATGGCTGATCCCTCCACGTACCGACCCAAGCCGGGGGAGATCCCCGAGTCGCCCGGCGTCTACCGGTTCCGGGACCCGCACGGACGGGTCATCTACGTGGGCAAGGCGATCAACCTCCGCTCCCGGCTGAGCAGCTACTTCCAGAACATCACCGCGCTGCACCCCCGCACCCAGCAGATGGTCACCACCGCGAGCTCGGTCGAGTGGACCGTCGTAGCGAACGAGGTCGAGTCACTGGCGCTGGAGTACTCCTGGATCAAGGAGTACGACCCCCGGTTCAACGTCAAGTACCGCGATGACAAGTCCTACCCGTACCTTGCCGTCACGATGGGCGAGGAGGTGCCGCGGGTACAGGTGATGCGCGGCGCGAAGCGCAAGGGCACCCGCTACTTCGGCCCCTACTCGCACGCCTGGGCGATCCGCGAGACCGTCGACCTGTTGCTGCGGGTCTTCCCGATCCGCAGCTGCTCACCCGGGGTCTACAAGCGCGCCGCGCAGTCCGGTCGGCCGTGCCTGCTCGGCTACATCGACAAGTGCGCCGCGCCCTGCGTCGGCCGGATCTCGGTCGAGGACCACCGCGACCTGGCCGACGACTTCTGCGACTTCATGGCCGGCAACACCGGGTCCGCGGTGAGCCGCCTCGAGGCGCAGATGAAGGCCGCCGCGGCGGAGCTCGACTTCGAGCGGGCCGCCCGCTTGCGCGACGATCTCGGAGCGCTGCGCAAGGTGGTTGAGAAGAACGCCGTCGTGCTCCCGGACGGCACCGACGTGGACGTGTTCGCGATGGCCAGCGACGACCTCGAGGCCTCCGTGCAGGTGTTCCACGTGCGCGGCGGCCGGGTCCGCGGTCAGCGCGGCTGGGTGACCGAGCGGGTCGAGGACCTCCGGCCCGGGGAACTCGTCGAGCGTCTGCTCGAGCAGGTCTACGGCGACATCGCCGCGAGCCCGGACGCCGAGGGCACCGAGCGGGCCGTGCCGCGGGAGATCATCGTGCCGACCGTCCCGGACAACGTGGCCCAGATCGAGCTGTGGCTCAGCGAGATCCGCGGTGCGAAGGTCCGCGTGCGGATGGCCCAGCGTGGGGACAAGCGCGCCCTCGCCGAGACCGTCGAGAGCAACGCCAAGGCGGCGCTCGCCCTGCACAAGACCCGCCGGGCCGGCGACCTCACCGCCCGGTCGCACGCGCTCGCCGACCTCCAGGAGCACCTCGGCCTGAGCGAGTCACCGCTGCGGATCGAGTGCTACGACATCTCCCACACCCAGGGCACCGAGCAGGTCGGCTCGATGGTCGTGTTCGAGGACGGGCTGCCCCGCAAGAGCGAGTACCGGCACTTCGTGGTGCGCGGCCCGGACGGCACCGGGGCCCGCGACGACACCGAGGCCATGAACGAGGTCCTCACCCGCCGGTTCCGGCGCTACCTCGCCGAGCCGGCCGGTTCGCCGACCCAGGAGGAGGTCGACGGCGTTGCCCCGCTCGGCGTCGACGGCACGGCCGAGTCCGTGGCCGTAGACGAGACCGCGGTCGACGGCGCAGCCCGGGTGACGCCGTCGGGTCCCCTCGATCTGTCCCCGGGTGAGGCCGGCGCGGGCGCACCGAAGAAGCGGTTCGCCTATCCGCCGAACCTCGTGGTGGTCGACGGCGGTGCACCGCAGGTCGCGGCTGCCCAGTCCGCGCTGGATGCGCTGGGCATCGTGGATGTGGCGCTGGTCGGCCTGGCCAAGCGGCTCGAGGAGGTCTGGGTGCCGGGGGAGGAGTTCCCGCTCGTGCTGCCCCGTACCAGCGACGGGCTGTTCCTGCTGCAACGCCTGCGTGACGAGGCCCACAGGTTCGCGATCACCCACCACCGCAAGCGCCGCGCCAACGGCATGACCCGTTCCGCGCTCGACTCGGTGCCCGGCCTGGGCCCGACGCGTCAGGCCGCGCTGCTCAAGGCATTCGGATCCGTCCGCGCGATCCGCGGGGCGTCCGAGGCCGAGATCGCGCAGGTGCCCGGGATCGGGCCGAAGATGGCCGCGACCGTCGCGGAAGCGCTCGCTCCGGAGGTGGACCGGCGGGCCGACGTTGCCCGAACGTGA